The following proteins are co-located in the Vigna unguiculata cultivar IT97K-499-35 chromosome 9, ASM411807v1, whole genome shotgun sequence genome:
- the LOC114164042 gene encoding EPIDERMAL PATTERNING FACTOR-like protein 2 isoform X1 translates to MGLTQVCVSCHNYRQTLLCFILFAILFTAKARPVSSTLAEPAQKDIKKREQMVVAKSQIGSRPPKCEKRCSTCEHCEAVQVPVTPQIQTHRSHYSPAKATVVVSISSRGDDLSNYKPMCWKCKCGDHLFNP, encoded by the exons ATGGGGTTAACTCAAGTCTGTGTCTCCTGCCACAACTATAGACAAACCCTCCTATGCTTCATTCTCTTTGCTATTCTATTCACGGCCAAAG CAAGACCAGTTTCTTCCACTCTTGCAGAACCTGCTCAG AAGGACATCAAAAAGCGGGAACAGATGGTTGTGGCAAAATCTCAGATAGGTTCTAGGCCTCCCAAGTGTGAAAAAAGATGCAGTACTTGTGAGCACTGTGAAGCAGTTCAAGTCCCGGTTACACCTCAAATTCAAACTCATAGAAGTCATTATTCACCTGCAAAAGCAACCGTGGTTGTTTCTATCTCATCAAGAGGTGATGACCTTTCAAATTACAAGCCAATGTGTTGGAAATGCAAGTGTGGGGATCACCttttcaatccataa
- the LOC114164042 gene encoding EPIDERMAL PATTERNING FACTOR-like protein 2 isoform X2, giving the protein MGLTQVCVSCHNYRQTLLCFILFAILFTAKARPVSSTLAEPAQMVVAKSQIGSRPPKCEKRCSTCEHCEAVQVPVTPQIQTHRSHYSPAKATVVVSISSRGDDLSNYKPMCWKCKCGDHLFNP; this is encoded by the exons ATGGGGTTAACTCAAGTCTGTGTCTCCTGCCACAACTATAGACAAACCCTCCTATGCTTCATTCTCTTTGCTATTCTATTCACGGCCAAAG CAAGACCAGTTTCTTCCACTCTTGCAGAACCTGCTCAG ATGGTTGTGGCAAAATCTCAGATAGGTTCTAGGCCTCCCAAGTGTGAAAAAAGATGCAGTACTTGTGAGCACTGTGAAGCAGTTCAAGTCCCGGTTACACCTCAAATTCAAACTCATAGAAGTCATTATTCACCTGCAAAAGCAACCGTGGTTGTTTCTATCTCATCAAGAGGTGATGACCTTTCAAATTACAAGCCAATGTGTTGGAAATGCAAGTGTGGGGATCACCttttcaatccataa
- the LOC114164041 gene encoding putative lipase YDR444W, with protein MDSEAAPQLEEIKQEGVGKGTKKKKKSKKSSFFPRFGCFRIEHDVSGGGFDIEVVDETGQRPTPTHLIIMVNGLVGSAQNWKFAAKQFLKRFPEDAVVHCSERNSSMLTFDGIDVMGDRLAEEVISVIKRHPSVQKISFVGHSLGGLVARYAIARLYGRDISLELSQGNGHCESHVSDQENHDRKYEGKIAGLEPINFITSATPHLGSRGHKQVPMFCGFYSLEKAVSRVAGVFGKTGKHLFLTDSDNGKPPLLLQMVRDSEDIKFLSALRSFKRRVAYANVRYDQLVGWSTSSIRRRMELPKRRHLSRHEKYPHIVNVETAKSSCVTEDVPAESKLSNGSSKLDSEEEMIRSLTAMSWDRIDVSFSGSRQKYLAHGTIQVNTYCINSDGADVIQHMVDSFQI; from the exons ATGGATTCAGAAGCAGCACCCCAGCtagaagaaataaagcaagaggGTGTCGGAAAAGGgaccaagaagaagaagaagagcaaAAAGAGTTCTTTTTTTCCCAGGTTTGGTTGTTTCAGAATCGAGCATGATGTTTCAGGGGGAGGTTTTGATATTGAGGTTGTTGATGAGACTGGTCAGCGTCCCACCCCCACCCACTTGATCATAATGGTTAATGGTCTTGTTGGCAG CGCTCAGAATTGGAAATTTGCCGCAAAGCAGTTTCTGAAAAGGTTTCCAGAAGACGCTGTTGTACATT GCAGTGAACGCAATTCTTCAATGTTGACCTTTGATGGGATTGATGTAATGGGAGATAGACTAGCCGAGGAG GTTATATCAGTTATAAAACGTCACCCAAGTGTTCAGAAAATTTCATTTGTAGGTCACTCTTTAGGAGGCTTGGTGGCAAGATATGCAATAGCTCGGCTTTATGGGAGAGACATATCTCTTGAACTTTCTCAGGGAAATGGACATTGTGAAAGTCATGTTTCAGATCAAGAAAATCATGACAGAAAATATGAAGGAAAAATTGCAGGACTAGAGCCCATAAATTTCATTACATCTGCAACGCCACACCTTGGTTCTAGAGGTCATAAACAG GTTCCTATGTTCTGTGGATTTTACTCTCTGGAGAAAGCAGTGTCTCGTGTTGCTGGGGTCTTTGGTAAAACGGGAAAACATCTATTTTTAACAGATAGTGACAATGGGAAACCCCCTCTTCTTCTTCAGATGGTTCGTGACTCTGAAGACATTAAATTCTT GTCTGCTTTACGCTCCTTCAAACGCCGTGTTGCCTATGCGAATGTTCGTTATGACC AGCTTGTTGGATGGAGTACATCATCTATCAGACGTAGAATGGAACTCCCTAAG CGGCGGCATCTTTCAAGACATGAAAAGTACCCTCATATCGTAAATGTAGAGACAGCAAAATCTAGTTGTGTCACCGAGGATGTTCCTGCTGAATCCAAACTGAGTAATGGATCCAGTAAACTTGATTCGGAAG AGGAAATGATCAGAAGCTTGACAGCAATGAGCTGGGACAGAATTGATGTCAGTTTCAGTGGCAGTAGGCAGAAATACCTGGCACATGGCACCATTCAG GTGAATACTTACTGCATAAATTCGGATGGAGCAGACGTGATTCAACATATGGTTGACAGTTTTCAGATATAG